The region GCTATCGTGCATTTATACAGAGCAGCTCAGAAGGAATATGGTGTTTTGAATCTGCTGAGCCAATTCCTATTGACCTTGATGAAGATAAAATTATAGAACTTATATTCGCTACTGGAACTCTTGTTGAATGCAACAATATGATGGCACAAATGTATGGATTTAAAAAAAGGGAAGATATAATCGGAGCCCGACTTGAGAATCTCCTTGTTCCTGCTGATAAAAGAAATATTGAATACCTAAAAAACTTTATTCACAGTGACTTTCGACTTATTGATGGAGAATCCCATGAACCTGATATTAAAGGAATAATTCATGTGTATCTCAATAATCTAATCGGAATTATTGAAAAAGACTCTCTAATCCGCTGTTGGGGAACACAACGTGATATTACTCCTTTGAAAAACATTGAAAAATCTTTGAAACAAGAACTACGCAACAGAAAAATTCTACAAGATGTAGTCCTAAGTCTTCTTGAAACTGATTTTAAAAAATCTATTTTAACCGCTTTAAAAGCTATTAGAATAGGGCTAAATCTCCCCCGTGTCGTATTTAGAGCAAAAGTTGATTCAAAAAAGATTGGCAAATTTCAGATGAAAGAGAAAACTTCCCGGGTATTGAATCGCTTCTACCTATTACTAAACGAGGAGAAGAGACAATAGCCGCTTATGAAAAAAAGGAAATTTCTGTAGTTAATGATGTTCGTGAAAAATACTGGTACGAA is a window of Candidatus Cloacimonadota bacterium DNA encoding:
- a CDS encoding response regulator, with product MKKKLKILLVEDIKHDYIAMNRALDKSELDCKILWVKQGKDAIQHLCSASFDIVLIDYKLPDENGLELLKEIKKNKLNVPVVFVAASGNESIAAEAIKLGAQDYIVKDPLARYLEIIPDVIKKAMTQWKMEQEQKISAEKLKRNEERYRAFIQSSSEGIWCFESAEPIPIDLDEDKIIELIFATGTLVECNNMMAQMYGFKKREDIIGARLENLLVPADKRNIEYLKNFIHSDFRLIDGESHEPDIKGIIHVYLNNLIGIIEKDSLIRCWGTQRDITPLKNIEKSLKQELRNRKILQDVVLSLLETDFKKSILTALKAIRIGLNLPRVVFRAKVDSKKIGKFQMKEKTSRVLNRFYLLLNEEKRQ